A genomic stretch from Vulpes lagopus strain Blue_001 chromosome 11, ASM1834538v1, whole genome shotgun sequence includes:
- the LOC121471500 gene encoding circumsporozoite protein-like — protein MPPTAGGRGEGPGARGGGGDAAGGGRLAPAPPGRARREGSGRGGERGGGSSGCTALSGSARARAPRLPRGAERSSGRRGRRVRFASWSTAVPAAGRRRRARGPGAGGRGAAAPTEPRGPGRGRCGPTRRPEGRSGDSRPAPSAGPLRGCRPGSGRRPAKGKQREQVAKGARVSRGVCGGAATLPLRSGGPAPEGSPREQPERPAAEPTVSVGRSPPLDPELFPSPGLAPFLVPYLFSLCSPHLGLALCFPPPLPWGLTKGAPP, from the exons ATGCCCCCgaccgcgggggggcggggggaggggccgggggcgcggggcggcggcggagACGCGGCTGGCGGCGGGAGGCTCGCTCCGGCTCctccgggg CGGGCGCGGAGGGAGGGgagcgggcggggaggggagcgcggCGGCGGCTCCTCGGGCTGCACCGCCCTGAGCGGCTCTGCCCGCGCCCgggccccccgcctcccccggggCGCGGAGCGGTCCTCCGGCCGCCGAGGCCGCAGGGTTCGGTTCGCCTCCTGGAGCACCGCTGTGCCCGCTGCCGGGCGGCGCCGCCgagcgcgggggccgggggccgggggccggggcgcagCTGCCCCGACGGAGCCGCGGGGCCCGGGCCGAGGACGGTGCGGCCCGACCCGCCGGCCCGAGGGGCGCAGCGGCgactcccgccccgccccgagcgCCGGCCCCCTGCGGGGCTGCCGGCCCGGGTCAGGGCGCAGGCCGGCGAAGGGGAAGCAGCGGGAACAGGTGGCGAAGGGCGCTCGAG tttcccgAGGGGTCTGTGGAGGGGCCGCGACTCTTCCACTGCGGAGTGGAGGTCCAGCCCCCGAGGGCAGCCCCCGGGAGCAGCCGGAGCGCCCAGCGGCGGAGCCAACTGTCAGTGTAGGCCGCTCGCCGCCTCTTGACCCCGAGCTGTTCCCTTCCCCCGGACTCGCACCCTTCCTGGtgccttatttgttttctttatgttctcCTCATCTCGGGCTTGCTCTTTGTTTCCCTCCTCCGCTTCCGTGGGGCCTCACAAAAGGCGCCCCGCCGTGA